From the genome of Bubalus bubalis isolate 160015118507 breed Murrah chromosome 2, NDDB_SH_1, whole genome shotgun sequence, one region includes:
- the LOC102407599 gene encoding cytochrome P450 27C1 isoform X4 yields MGSWQEYRDLRGRSTGLISAEGEQWLKMRSVLRQRILKPKDVAIFAGEINQVIADLIKRIYFLKSQAEDGDTVTNINDLFFKYSMEGVATILYESRLGCLGNSIPQLTADYIEALALMFCTFKTSMYAGAIPRWLRLLIPKPWQEFCRSWDGLFEFSQIHVDNKLRDIRCQMERGERVRGGLLTYLFLSQELTLEEIYANMTEMLLAGVDTTSFTLSWAVYLLARHPEVQQALYREIVRNLGQRHVPTAADVPKVPLVRALLKETLRLFPVLPGNGRVTQEDLIVGGYLIPRGTQLALCHYATSYEDANFPRAKEFRPERWLRQGNLRRVDNFGSIPFGYGARSCIGRRIAELEIHLLVIQLLQHFEIKTSPWTKTVHAKTHGLLMPGEPIHVRFVNRK; encoded by the exons ATGGGATCCTGGCAGGAGTACCGAGACTTGCGGGGCAGATCCACCGGCCTTATCTCTGC GGAGGGTGAACAGTGGCTCAAGATGAGAAGTGTGTTGAGACAAAGAATTCTGAAACCGAAAGATGTGGCCATTTTTGCAGGAGAAATCAACCAAGTTATTGCTGATTTAATTAAAAGAATCTACTTCCTCAAGAGCCAGGCAGAAGATGGAGATACAGTGACCAACATCAATGACCTTTTCTTCAAATACTCAATGGAAG GAGTGGCCACCATTCTTTATGAGAGTCGCCTGGGCTGTCTGGGGAACAGCATCCCGCAGTTGACCGCAGACTACATCGAGGCCCTGGCGCTCATGTTCTGCACGTTCAAGACCTCCATGTATGCCGGCGCCATCCCTAGGTGGCTCCGCCTGCTCATCCCCAAACCCTGGCAGGAATTCTGCAGGTCCTGGGATGGACTCTTCGAATTCA GCCAAATTCATGTTGACAACAAGCTGAGGGACATACGGTGCCAgatggaaagaggagagagagtgcGAGGAGGGCTGCTCACTTACCTCTTCCTCAGCCAGGAACTGACCCTGGAGGAAATCTACGCCAACATGACCGAGATGCTGCTGGCCGGTGTAGACACG ACATCGTTCACGTTGTCCTGGGCAGTGTATCTCCTCGCAAGGCACCCAGAAGTGCAGCAGGCCCTGTACCGGGAGATCGTGAGGAATCTGGGCCAAAGGCACGTTCCCACAGCCGCAGACGTCCCCAAAGTCCCGCTGGTCCGAGCTCTGCTTAAGGAAACCTTGAG GCTGTTTCCAGTGCTGCCAGGGAATGGCCGGGTCACCCAAGAGGACCTGATTGTTGGCGGGTATCTGATTCCCAGAGGC ACCCAGCTGGCCCTCTGCCACTATGCCACATCCTATGAGGACGCGAACTTCCCTCGGGCCAAGGAGTTCCGGCCTGAGCGCTGGCTGCGGCAAGGAAACCTGCGCAGGGTTGACAATTTCGGGTCCATCCCCTTCGGCTACGGGGCTCGAAGCTGCATTGGGCGGAGGATCGCAGAGCTGGAGATCCACCTGCTCGTGATCCAG ctgCTTCAACATTTTGAGATCAAAACGTCTCCTTGGACTAAAACTGTTCATGCAAAAACCCATGGGCTTCTGATGCCAGGGGAGCCCATCCACGTGCGTTTTGTTAACAGAAAGTGA
- the LOC102407599 gene encoding cytochrome P450 27C1 isoform X1 — protein sequence MALLERILKARPSPAAGRSGLLGGWDAGQPRLASSGLPARARAEDKGAGRPGASQAGGRAEGPRSLAAMPGPRTLANLVEFFGKDGFSRIHEIQQKHTREYGKIFKSHFGPQFVVSVADRDLVAQVLRAEGASPQRANMGSWQEYRDLRGRSTGLISAEGEQWLKMRSVLRQRILKPKDVAIFAGEINQVIADLIKRIYFLKSQAEDGDTVTNINDLFFKYSMEGVATILYESRLGCLGNSIPQLTADYIEALALMFCTFKTSMYAGAIPRWLRLLIPKPWQEFCRSWDGLFEFSQIHVDNKLRDIRCQMERGERVRGGLLTYLFLSQELTLEEIYANMTEMLLAGVDTTSFTLSWAVYLLARHPEVQQALYREIVRNLGQRHVPTAADVPKVPLVRALLKETLRLFPVLPGNGRVTQEDLIVGGYLIPRGTQLALCHYATSYEDANFPRAKEFRPERWLRQGNLRRVDNFGSIPFGYGARSCIGRRIAELEIHLLVIQLLQHFEIKTSPWTKTVHAKTHGLLMPGEPIHVRFVNRK from the exons ATGGCTCTGCTGGAGCGGATCCTGAAAGCCCGTCCGAGcccggcggccgggaggagcggGCTTCTGGGCGGCTGGGACGCTGGGCAGCCCCGGCTGGCCAGCTCCGGGCTCCCGGCGAGGGCGCGGGCCGAGGACAAAGGAGCGGGGCGGCCAGGGGCGTCGCAGGCCGGGGGCCGGGCAGAGGGGCCCCGAAGCCTCGCCGCCATGCCGGGGCCCCGGACCCTGGCCAACCTGGTGGAGTTCTTTGGGAAGGACGGCTTCAGCCGCATCCACGAAATCCAG CAGAAGCACACACGGGAATATGGAAAAATCTTCAAGTCTCACTTTGGTCCTCAGTTTGTAGTATCTGTTGCAGACCGagacctggtggctcaggttCTCCGCGCGGAGGGGGCTTCGCCCCAGAGAGCCAACATGGGATCCTGGCAGGAGTACCGAGACTTGCGGGGCAGATCCACCGGCCTTATCTCTGC GGAGGGTGAACAGTGGCTCAAGATGAGAAGTGTGTTGAGACAAAGAATTCTGAAACCGAAAGATGTGGCCATTTTTGCAGGAGAAATCAACCAAGTTATTGCTGATTTAATTAAAAGAATCTACTTCCTCAAGAGCCAGGCAGAAGATGGAGATACAGTGACCAACATCAATGACCTTTTCTTCAAATACTCAATGGAAG GAGTGGCCACCATTCTTTATGAGAGTCGCCTGGGCTGTCTGGGGAACAGCATCCCGCAGTTGACCGCAGACTACATCGAGGCCCTGGCGCTCATGTTCTGCACGTTCAAGACCTCCATGTATGCCGGCGCCATCCCTAGGTGGCTCCGCCTGCTCATCCCCAAACCCTGGCAGGAATTCTGCAGGTCCTGGGATGGACTCTTCGAATTCA GCCAAATTCATGTTGACAACAAGCTGAGGGACATACGGTGCCAgatggaaagaggagagagagtgcGAGGAGGGCTGCTCACTTACCTCTTCCTCAGCCAGGAACTGACCCTGGAGGAAATCTACGCCAACATGACCGAGATGCTGCTGGCCGGTGTAGACACG ACATCGTTCACGTTGTCCTGGGCAGTGTATCTCCTCGCAAGGCACCCAGAAGTGCAGCAGGCCCTGTACCGGGAGATCGTGAGGAATCTGGGCCAAAGGCACGTTCCCACAGCCGCAGACGTCCCCAAAGTCCCGCTGGTCCGAGCTCTGCTTAAGGAAACCTTGAG GCTGTTTCCAGTGCTGCCAGGGAATGGCCGGGTCACCCAAGAGGACCTGATTGTTGGCGGGTATCTGATTCCCAGAGGC ACCCAGCTGGCCCTCTGCCACTATGCCACATCCTATGAGGACGCGAACTTCCCTCGGGCCAAGGAGTTCCGGCCTGAGCGCTGGCTGCGGCAAGGAAACCTGCGCAGGGTTGACAATTTCGGGTCCATCCCCTTCGGCTACGGGGCTCGAAGCTGCATTGGGCGGAGGATCGCAGAGCTGGAGATCCACCTGCTCGTGATCCAG ctgCTTCAACATTTTGAGATCAAAACGTCTCCTTGGACTAAAACTGTTCATGCAAAAACCCATGGGCTTCTGATGCCAGGGGAGCCCATCCACGTGCGTTTTGTTAACAGAAAGTGA
- the LOC102407599 gene encoding cytochrome P450 27C1 isoform X3 translates to MALLERILKARPSPAAGRSGLLGGWDAGQPRLASSGLPARARAEDKGAGRPGASQAGGRAEGPRSLAAMPGPRTLANLVEFFGKDGFSRIHEIQTETWWLRFSARRGLRPREPTWDPGRSTETCGADPPALSLREINQVIADLIKRIYFLKSQAEDGDTVTNINDLFFKYSMEGVATILYESRLGCLGNSIPQLTADYIEALALMFCTFKTSMYAGAIPRWLRLLIPKPWQEFCRSWDGLFEFSQIHVDNKLRDIRCQMERGERVRGGLLTYLFLSQELTLEEIYANMTEMLLAGVDTTSFTLSWAVYLLARHPEVQQALYREIVRNLGQRHVPTAADVPKVPLVRALLKETLRLFPVLPGNGRVTQEDLIVGGYLIPRGTQLALCHYATSYEDANFPRAKEFRPERWLRQGNLRRVDNFGSIPFGYGARSCIGRRIAELEIHLLVIQLLQHFEIKTSPWTKTVHAKTHGLLMPGEPIHVRFVNRK, encoded by the exons ATGGCTCTGCTGGAGCGGATCCTGAAAGCCCGTCCGAGcccggcggccgggaggagcggGCTTCTGGGCGGCTGGGACGCTGGGCAGCCCCGGCTGGCCAGCTCCGGGCTCCCGGCGAGGGCGCGGGCCGAGGACAAAGGAGCGGGGCGGCCAGGGGCGTCGCAGGCCGGGGGCCGGGCAGAGGGGCCCCGAAGCCTCGCCGCCATGCCGGGGCCCCGGACCCTGGCCAACCTGGTGGAGTTCTTTGGGAAGGACGGCTTCAGCCGCATCCACGAAATCCAG ACCGagacctggtggctcaggttCTCCGCGCGGAGGGGGCTTCGCCCCAGAGAGCCAACATGGGATCCTGGCAGGAGTACCGAGACTTGCGGGGCAGATCCACCGGCCTTATCTCTGC GAGAAATCAACCAAGTTATTGCTGATTTAATTAAAAGAATCTACTTCCTCAAGAGCCAGGCAGAAGATGGAGATACAGTGACCAACATCAATGACCTTTTCTTCAAATACTCAATGGAAG GAGTGGCCACCATTCTTTATGAGAGTCGCCTGGGCTGTCTGGGGAACAGCATCCCGCAGTTGACCGCAGACTACATCGAGGCCCTGGCGCTCATGTTCTGCACGTTCAAGACCTCCATGTATGCCGGCGCCATCCCTAGGTGGCTCCGCCTGCTCATCCCCAAACCCTGGCAGGAATTCTGCAGGTCCTGGGATGGACTCTTCGAATTCA GCCAAATTCATGTTGACAACAAGCTGAGGGACATACGGTGCCAgatggaaagaggagagagagtgcGAGGAGGGCTGCTCACTTACCTCTTCCTCAGCCAGGAACTGACCCTGGAGGAAATCTACGCCAACATGACCGAGATGCTGCTGGCCGGTGTAGACACG ACATCGTTCACGTTGTCCTGGGCAGTGTATCTCCTCGCAAGGCACCCAGAAGTGCAGCAGGCCCTGTACCGGGAGATCGTGAGGAATCTGGGCCAAAGGCACGTTCCCACAGCCGCAGACGTCCCCAAAGTCCCGCTGGTCCGAGCTCTGCTTAAGGAAACCTTGAG GCTGTTTCCAGTGCTGCCAGGGAATGGCCGGGTCACCCAAGAGGACCTGATTGTTGGCGGGTATCTGATTCCCAGAGGC ACCCAGCTGGCCCTCTGCCACTATGCCACATCCTATGAGGACGCGAACTTCCCTCGGGCCAAGGAGTTCCGGCCTGAGCGCTGGCTGCGGCAAGGAAACCTGCGCAGGGTTGACAATTTCGGGTCCATCCCCTTCGGCTACGGGGCTCGAAGCTGCATTGGGCGGAGGATCGCAGAGCTGGAGATCCACCTGCTCGTGATCCAG ctgCTTCAACATTTTGAGATCAAAACGTCTCCTTGGACTAAAACTGTTCATGCAAAAACCCATGGGCTTCTGATGCCAGGGGAGCCCATCCACGTGCGTTTTGTTAACAGAAAGTGA
- the LOC102407599 gene encoding cytochrome P450 27C1 isoform X2, protein MALLERILKARPSPAAGRSGLLGGWDAGQPRLASSGLPARARAEDKGAGRPGASQAGGRAEGPRSLAAMPGPRTLANLVEFFGKDGFSRIHEIQQKHTREYGKIFKSHFGPQFVVSVADRDLVAQVLRAEGASPQRANMGSWQEYRDLRGRSTGLISAEGEQWLKMRSVLRQRILKPKDVAIFAGEINQVIADLIKRIYFLKSQAEDGDTVTNINDLFFKYSMEGVATILYESRLGCLGNSIPQLTADYIEALALMFCTFKTSMYAGAIPRWLRLLIPKPWQEFCRSWDGLFEFSQIHVDNKLRDIRCQMERGERVRGGLLTYLFLSQELTLEEIYANMTEMLLAGVDTTSFTLSWAVYLLARHPEVQQALYREIVRNLGQRHVPTAADVPKVPLVRALLKETLRLFPVLPGNGRVTQEDLIVGGPSWPSATMPHPMRTRTSLGPRSSGLSAGCGKETCAGLTISGPSPSATGLEAALGGGSQSWRSTCS, encoded by the exons ATGGCTCTGCTGGAGCGGATCCTGAAAGCCCGTCCGAGcccggcggccgggaggagcggGCTTCTGGGCGGCTGGGACGCTGGGCAGCCCCGGCTGGCCAGCTCCGGGCTCCCGGCGAGGGCGCGGGCCGAGGACAAAGGAGCGGGGCGGCCAGGGGCGTCGCAGGCCGGGGGCCGGGCAGAGGGGCCCCGAAGCCTCGCCGCCATGCCGGGGCCCCGGACCCTGGCCAACCTGGTGGAGTTCTTTGGGAAGGACGGCTTCAGCCGCATCCACGAAATCCAG CAGAAGCACACACGGGAATATGGAAAAATCTTCAAGTCTCACTTTGGTCCTCAGTTTGTAGTATCTGTTGCAGACCGagacctggtggctcaggttCTCCGCGCGGAGGGGGCTTCGCCCCAGAGAGCCAACATGGGATCCTGGCAGGAGTACCGAGACTTGCGGGGCAGATCCACCGGCCTTATCTCTGC GGAGGGTGAACAGTGGCTCAAGATGAGAAGTGTGTTGAGACAAAGAATTCTGAAACCGAAAGATGTGGCCATTTTTGCAGGAGAAATCAACCAAGTTATTGCTGATTTAATTAAAAGAATCTACTTCCTCAAGAGCCAGGCAGAAGATGGAGATACAGTGACCAACATCAATGACCTTTTCTTCAAATACTCAATGGAAG GAGTGGCCACCATTCTTTATGAGAGTCGCCTGGGCTGTCTGGGGAACAGCATCCCGCAGTTGACCGCAGACTACATCGAGGCCCTGGCGCTCATGTTCTGCACGTTCAAGACCTCCATGTATGCCGGCGCCATCCCTAGGTGGCTCCGCCTGCTCATCCCCAAACCCTGGCAGGAATTCTGCAGGTCCTGGGATGGACTCTTCGAATTCA GCCAAATTCATGTTGACAACAAGCTGAGGGACATACGGTGCCAgatggaaagaggagagagagtgcGAGGAGGGCTGCTCACTTACCTCTTCCTCAGCCAGGAACTGACCCTGGAGGAAATCTACGCCAACATGACCGAGATGCTGCTGGCCGGTGTAGACACG ACATCGTTCACGTTGTCCTGGGCAGTGTATCTCCTCGCAAGGCACCCAGAAGTGCAGCAGGCCCTGTACCGGGAGATCGTGAGGAATCTGGGCCAAAGGCACGTTCCCACAGCCGCAGACGTCCCCAAAGTCCCGCTGGTCCGAGCTCTGCTTAAGGAAACCTTGAG GCTGTTTCCAGTGCTGCCAGGGAATGGCCGGGTCACCCAAGAGGACCTGATTGTTGGCGG ACCCAGCTGGCCCTCTGCCACTATGCCACATCCTATGAGGACGCGAACTTCCCTCGGGCCAAGGAGTTCCGGCCTGAGCGCTGGCTGCGGCAAGGAAACCTGCGCAGGGTTGACAATTTCGGGTCCATCCCCTTCGGCTACGGGGCTCGAAGCTGCATTGGGCGGAGGATCGCAGAGCTGGAGATCCACCTGCTCGTGA